Genomic segment of Mercurialis annua linkage group LG6, ddMerAnnu1.2, whole genome shotgun sequence:
TCATTCCCAGCGGCCCGGTCCGGTGTTGCCGCTGCttgttaaatcaaaaatttcagttTCAGGGGGAGTCAATTTCAAATGACAACCGGATGTCCAGTCCCGGTTGcacttgagggggagtgttaaagataatcccacattgcttaggagaacaaatataaatgagtttataagtgtaaaggttcaaccatctattaactagttctagttattatttcatggttgaacctaaacactctcataagTATGTGGGTTgtcacattctcaccaatttataattaattactcccacCAATATTTCTAATAGGTTTTATACAATTTAATATGGTTTCATACAATTTCTTACGTCTTCATAAtgattttaaatgtaaatatgAAAAAAGTACTAAATAACCCCCGCATGGATAAACCATAAAAAGACCCCATATGGCTGAAGTACAAAAAGATCCCACTTGGCTAAAGTACAAAAAGGCCACCATATGgtttaaatacaaaaatacccCTCATGACTTGgagtaaaagaaataaaatgacaattttttagataggaaaagtaaaaaaattatttgcttagtattttttacaaataaatgttttaaattggtATTTTTCTCAACAAGATTTTAAATTACAGCACAAAGAAGGTAGCACATGTTTGTTTGTGTGTTTGCTAATTTGATATAGTAATTGCTCTTATTGGAGTCATTATTGAGTATGGAAAATAATCTTTTGTGCTTCTTGGCGGATGCAACAGAGGTTTGTTTGTATCTCTTTGCATAGTCTACCCTCAACTAAGTGAACAGGCAGCCATAGCTTTGGCTTTACATCAACAAAATATGAAAGACTTGTTTCAAATTCTTTACCAACTGAGTCGTCAAATTCTTCAGATCTTGATTTGGTGACCTGCATCACCACTCAATTCAATTTTTCTTCTGTAAATTTTGCTCATAAAGCAAAAATAAATGCTAAAGGAGCAACAACATATCAAATAACATGttaacataaattataaatttagctacATTGTGAGGTAAATGCTACTATATCAACATCTACTTAACATGACCTTAGCctcataattttaaaagataaaggCTAATCTCCTGAAAAAAAAACCTCCACTTTTTAGCCAATTTTCGTTTGTATCCTGACGTTGTAAAATCTCCTATTTTACCCAAATTCAcacttttcattttcaattccacccttaagctttaaattgaccctttttaaCTTGAAAAAGGTCCAAATCGATACTTAATATTTAAGCATGTATACGAAATAGGGtttattgttatatttaaacaaaaaaaattcttttcgcaaattaaaaaaacttaataataaatttttacttaatataataaatattattattttgtacaaATTCAAATCCGATTTATATCCGCTTTTATTCGACCTCTCCGTGTTGATTCCGCAAAATTAATTCCATAAttttagatatataattaatattttataattaattgtaattataaataattttaaattttattaaataaattaaacaatccAAATTCTGGAATCCAGCGCCTCCGTTTCAGCCGCGTCCCACAACTCCGGCAGTGGCCGGAGTGTCCGAGTTCGTCTGAGGACGAACCTCATCTGGGTTCGTCCTCAGACGAACTCAGATCTGAGGATGAACCATCTGTGTTCGTCCTCATATGAAATGACGAACCCGGATGGTTCGTCCTCCAAGttcgtctgagaagacgaacCCATAAGGGgttcgtcttctcagacgaaCTAAGGACGAACCCATTTGGGTTCGTCCTCAGGTTGTCTGGTTCGTCTGAGGACCAACCCAGATGGGTTCGTCCTCAGATCTGGGTTCGTCTGAGGACGAACCCAGGTTCGTGTGAGAAGACGAACCCAGATGGgttcgtcttctcagacgaaCTCTAACATTCCGGCCACCGCCGGAGGGGTGAAGAGGGGCTGCCGCTGAGGACATAGCGGATGCGGTAATTCCGTTAaaaatttttagtaaaattttaaattaattatatatttatacattcaTCAAAAGTTTATATATctagttaaaaaatattagtaattgtaaatataaaattttgaaattgatttttttcggtacaaatataaatttcgagataaatattaattaaatttatttttttattagtaaatataatggattttttgaaattttaaagaagatgagttttttgtttgttttaaaatattggggactaattataatatttattaaaatatgaagtattgaaaagaggtcaatttgatgtttgaggGTGCGATTGAAATCAAAAGATGTggattttgatatttgagggtggaattgaaaacgaaaggtgtaaaattaagtaaaattggCGATTTTATAAcatgagggtgcaaacgaaaaggggttaaaaggtggaggtttttttaGGGGATTAGCCAAAgataggcctaatcactcaaaaacccctcacctttaaactttttttcaattctaccccgacgttgaaaatttgtcaattttacccacttttgaattttccgttttcaattgtaccccaatattttaatttttgttaattgttttacttaaatgatgaaatcattcaattaattaagtctaaacatgaaattaaattcttttttattcaaaaagtacaaataagtcctttatttttaaaaattaactaaaaaccataatcaaattaacactaatttaaattcttaattaatttaactaaatttaaataaattttaaaaatatacagttaatatatgcgagacatggagaatgttttaaacgaatttccaaacgcaaaagacgttaatttaatttttcagggtacaattgaaacacaaaaatacaaaatagggtaaaattgacaaattttcaacgtcagggtatgattgaaaatgggctaaaaggtcgggggtttttaaAGACATTAGGCCCATAACTTATTTAATAACAACGTAAAATGtatgtacaaaaaaataaacgtAAAATTTAACATGgaagaacaaaaagaaaaatgtgaAAATGCAATGATCTAAAAGTAAATTGTTGAGAATTGAACTAGATAAATGGGTGTAAAGGAGAGTTGGGTTACTTATAAGTTAAATGAGATCgacataaaaaaaacttaacgaGTTAAGTTTGAACTACTCcagtattaattaaattaaaaaaattcataagaCTCGCGACCTTCttacaaacataaaaaaataaagcacGTTATACACGTGACTCAAATCAattatgtttgtattttttatttataatttaattttattattgattattaattctgtttatttaaatataatttatatatatatatattaagtaCATTTTTTCTAACACTACGAACCAATAAATGCTACTTGCAGCGTAATGAGGAAATGCTACGATCAGCATCAACCTAGAAAGACTCTCGATAACGaatctcaaaatatttaaaGTGATAACAATTTTTAAAGGTCGTTGAAATTCCATTCTACAGTTAAATTTCAAGTACTAATtcaaaaaacttaaattttttgttaaataaaataaaaattagttatattCACCTGTTCAATAGACCATTTTCCATCAAAAAATTGGAAGTCGCCTTCGGTCATCTTAAACTCAATATCTCGCCTTTTTCCAGAAGTAAAAATCGCAACCTCTTTTTCAAAACAATCCAAAACAGCCTTGGCAGTGAATTTCAATCCCAACGGCAAACTTTGTTGTCCAAcctatttttattgtaaaataaaaaacaaaataatagaaTTCAACTTAACCGccaaaaaatgaacaaaatttAGGAAATAAATGTGATAATTACCTGGTAGAGACGAGCGAAATTATGTTTCTTGTCAAGTAATTTGCTGACAGCAAGACCCGGGATAAAATCAGTCAATTTCTCATAATCAGTTAACACATTCCAAATAGTATCAAGGCAggcatttatagcaattttggAACGAATTCTTCTGGAATTCCAACCAAGCTTCTCTATATGAATAAATACACCATTCGAATCAAACTCCTCACCTATAAATGTGTAACCCTCATCATTATTACTAGagctaattatataaaaaatcacgacATTTACATGTAGTTTCATTGTAATTATGACTTTTAAAAGGtggcatttaaaggcacgacctttcaatttttttaaaaaaaaattcattatttcaatgtatttttattgactaaattcttcattaaaccattaattaaaaactcaaattataaatcgacaccaaattttattatattttggttacagtatgtaggattatgaatttttaattataaaaattacaccGAATTTTAtgttggtgatagatttgaaataaaaaagtcGTGTATataaatgtcaatttttaaaagacacgattaaaatgaaattacatATAAAAGTCGTGCTTTTTTATGTAACTaactcttattattattatctgatTATATAAAAATCATCATCAAACAAAATAGATTTTGAAAAGGAACAGAGATAGAGAGGGATGGACCTAACTTAACAAGAAGAAGATATTTAAAGAGAAGTTTGGGAGCAAAATTAGCTCGATGGATGACAAAACTCATTATTAAGTCCTtctactaatattatttattttataacacctttataacttattttattaGTAAGTTGTCCTTGTaccataaattttatcaaatttaggtCGTTGTTGGCTAAAATCCCTAACTCCAAGGCTCATATTTTGATGATAACAAAATATCCACTGATGTTTATATCAAGTATTTATGAAGAATACATTAAGTAATAAAGGTTCAAGAAGTTTCATGAAACTACTAGCTTGTAGGCAAAATCAAATCTATAATGGACAGTTTGGTAATCAAATAGTTAATATATCTTTGAGGGAATATATATACCAAAGAATATTGCCATATGTGGAGAGCACAATGACATCTCGCCTATGTGCAACAAAGAAAAAGTAAAGAACCATAAAAGgcaaaaacaaaattcattaGTGAGTTATTTTCATACCAGAGCTAACAACCTAGCACACCAGTTTGATAGTCGTACTAACAAATTGGCCTCATCAGACCAAATTAGCTTAACAGTCTCTAACACCATGCAAAACAACATGACACATCAGCCTGCCAATTGTATAGGACAAATCAGCCTCTACCAGGAGAAGACAGAATTATCTCAACGGTCTTTGATACCAAACCAGACAACCTAGCACACTAGTATGCCAACTGTACGAACAAATCAACCTCTACCCAGAGAAGACAAAATTACTTCAATAGCTTTACTAGCTCGTTAGTATGCAACATGCTAGTGATTTGTCATCTTGCACACCTACGTTTATGGATGAAGAAAATATTAAAGGCCAATATTTAATTTAGTGCTTGTAAGACCCATATTTTATAAGGGTCTTGAATATTCTACTTTTGAgatcaaatataatttttagagGGCATTTTGGAAATATTGATCTAGATGTCCAACTCATTAGACAATGTTAGGCTGCTAGTGTAGTACTATGGATTAGACTCCGCCATTAGCAAATAAAATTAGGCTAATTATCTTGCCAACTCATTGTGCTACTAGGGTCTTGCATTTGTCACTTTGTACAACTCAATTTATGATAAAGAAGACAAAGTGACTCAACcctaatttatagaatattctagccactataaaaaaaaaattcactcaTTGTATTGGACGTGGATGTGAGAGCATCAAGGCACCACCAAAAGGAGCATCATTTTTGGTTTATCTCTCTATCTTTGAGAGTTTATCGTGTATTAAGAAGAGTAAACACCACCATTTATATGTATTTGTGAGAAGATTTCAAGCATTAGAATAGCTTGTGGGAAACATACTAGGTAGAATTAGGTTGTGACCTATTAGTTTGTCGGAGCTAAAAAAAACCAGTGCTTCAGGGAGAAGATTAGTGTTGGATGAAGCTGAAATTGTAATTTGTTAGTTGTTGGAGCTAATGAAAACTAGCGGTTTGGAGAGCAAATTagttttggataaaattgaagatGTAGCCCGTTAGTTTGTTGGAGCTTAATGAAAACCATTGGTTGGAGAGCATATTAGTTTTCGGTTGTGAATCTATTAGTTTGCTGTAACTAATGAAAATCAGTAGGAAGGGATGCAGACTAGGTTCTGGGTAGAATTAGAGCTGTATTCTTTCAAGGCTTATTTCTAGTCTCTAATAGAAATTGAAGTGCGAGttaaatatttaagaaaaatattcttAAGGAGTGGGCGTAGGTAGGGCCGGCCTTAGATGAAATGAGGCCCTAGGCAAAGTCGGTTTAAcacgtataaattatatatttaatttttttaataataatggatattttttaaattaaaaataataaatatagaaCATGtagataattatattaaaaaaaatacatgaaaagttcaaaacataattgtaattattattttaaatactatatatttctaaattaataattaaaaataatgataataaactACAAACACTAGTTTGTCAAAGAGGTAATGGAGTTAGGAGAATATTAAGAACATTTTAAGAAACAATTGagctaatatatatataaaaaattgtttaaaagtaacaatttttattaaggtaatttccattaaaattatattgatttaaagattttgtaaaatttaaggctcttaataaattttcattgacattataaaatatgttaagatttgatatcatttaaaataacaatgtTGACATTTTAATGtctcttaaaatttattagttttttaattaagaatataataaattatatgtgtATAGAAATTCTATGAGGGCCCTAATAATTATGAGGTCCTAGGCCTAGGCCTTAGTGGCCTAGCCCTAGGGCCGGACCTGGGCGTAGACAAAGTTGTAGAACCACTATAAATTCGGTATTCTTTCTTTATGCTTTCAATATTCCTCTATTATCTTATGTATTATTagcttacttttttttattagctTACTATTTTACTAGTTTATTGCTTTACAAAAGGATTCtccaaaagaaattaaattatttatactgTTATTCATAAATGCTTTACAAGGTCTATTAGTTTGGACAATTAACTTACTAAAgagattatcaaaataattttttaaaagattttagtTTGTCTGTATTTGATTAACTTTTGAACCGCTTCCAATCGACCAATTTATTAAGTATTTCAGTAAACTAATATTCCGCaaaagtttattattagtttttttttcgaTTCTACTAAGCTTATAAAACCAATTATATTTCCTACTCAATAATCGAAGAAAATAGTTTTCCttctatattttgattttaattgaaTCGGTCGAATTGCAAACCTATTCGTAgcagtttggtttttatttattttttattttttatcggGTTCAGTTTTGGTTAGAAATTCATATTCGGTCGATTTGATTTTAAACATTCAGTCTATCGGTCAATTTGGTTATAGAGATGTTTGTTCGGCTTCAACCGAACCGACTAAATGCTCCCCTAAAGCCAATATACCgttaaaaaaatagttcaatTCAGTTAAAGCCGAATCGAATCGCCAAAACGGAATGACTCGATTGATCAAATGCTCAAGATCGAACTGATCGAATACCAAACCTTAAACGAAAGTGAACCggcaaaataaaaataaaaatcaaattgaaattgattatttttttagcttggttattttgatttggtttagaTGAGAATACACCTAAATATTTTATGTCAAAAACGAACCGAATTCAAAAACAACCTTTTTTTATAAgggttaattttaaaaaaaatcactaattttacacgaaatttcattttaatcacgacttttaaaagttgccatataaaatcatgacttttcattatttttcaattctatcaccgattatttttcagtgtatttttacctttcattttttttcaaatcagctGGATTCTGATTGCCACGTCAGTAAAAAAAACactgaaaattaatttagtgatagatttgaaaaaaataaaagtttatggTTTTATataacaacttttaaaagtcgtgattaaaatgaaacttcatgtaaaggtcataattttttatgaaattaaccctttttataATACCAAAACAACTTGTacggattttaaaaattaagtttggAACTTCgggttgaaaaaattaatttggtcaatttgttaaaattgtttttttttttgttattttgaatTTCTGTGTGGAATTTCTCAGTGAAGAATAGTTTAATCGGtttaatttttagatagacCGGTCAGGATTGatgttgttgaattttttaattttttttccttccgAATCGGTCATATATCGATTTTAAATCGAACTAGTTGAACCGGCCAATTTCTAAAACAATAGAAGAAATGctttagaatttaaaaaatttaggttTAGAACTTATTCCAAATTCTCAATTTCCAAAACAATAAAGGATTAAGATAATTGTCAATGAAAAAGGATTAAGACCAAATCCATATTCAAATCCAAACTAATGGCTATCTAAACGCAGCTCTAATGAATTTAGACAGAAAAAGTGAGGGACTTGGATTTAATTGCaactaaaattttatcaagttttaGTGAACATGATCACTTAATTTACATCAATgacataaatcaatttaatttaatatatacacTTTTGATCTATATCTTTCATACAAAAATGAATggtacaaattaaataaatttaactttttgtgtTAATTAAAAGGATCCTAACTCATTTAGTTCATAGCAAGCATATATCACTTACAACatcaacaaattaaataaaaaaatctttgAAGAGTCCAGtaaataaattgtttatc
This window contains:
- the LOC126654164 gene encoding uncharacterized protein LOC126654164, giving the protein MAPETVKLIWSDEANLLVRLSNWRDVIVLSTYGNILCSSNNDEGYTFIGEEFDSNGVFIHIEKLGWNSRRIRSKIAINACLDTIWNVLTDYEKLTDFIPGLAVSKLLDKKHNFARLYQVGQQSLPLGLKFTAKAVLDCFEKEVAIFTSGKRRDIEFKMTEGDFQFFDGKWSIEQVTKSRSEEFDDSVGKEFETSLSYFVDVKPKLWLPVHLVEGRLCKEIQTNLCCIRQEAQKIIFHTQ